A window of Cryptomeria japonica chromosome 3, Sugi_1.0, whole genome shotgun sequence contains these coding sequences:
- the LOC131063878 gene encoding uncharacterized protein LOC131063878, protein MGEVYQPYGLVLKSNSAIQKFLEEAASSSNAKSSEILLSAEKYIFSDEVPYIVLRDIWFQMEPSQRPRLSTLLAGITFVLSSPKPREKSKELKDRLQRLQEMADRKAYDALVKDITLKEDKEYFSSYKDQLGFGLHVIAIMFTGYLVGYMAFRALFGNNSVMNAAGGILGLVSGMLLETVLFVVRSSKYEVSSASGARPKNM, encoded by the exons ATGGGTGAGGTATACCAGCCTTATGGTCTTGTTCTGAAGAGCAATTCTGCTATTCAGAAGTTCTTGGAAGAGGCAGCATCATCGTCAAATGCAAAGTCTTCTGAAATACTCTTATCTGCAGAAAAATACATATTTTCTGATGAAGTTCCATatatagttctcagagacatatggtTTCAAATGGAACCTTCTCAAAGACCACGACTTTCAACTCTGCTTGCTGGCATCACTTTTGTTCTTTCAAGCCCAAAGCCTAGGGAGAAG AGTAAAGAGCTGAAGGATCGCCTTCAAAGGCTTCAAGAAATGGCAGATAGGAAGGCATATGATGCTCTAGTTAAAGATATTACACTAAAGGAAGATAAAGAATATTTCTCTTCATACAAGGACCAACTTGGATTTG GTTTACATGTTATTGCAATAATGTTCACCGGCTATTTGGTTGGATATATGGCATTCCGAGCTTTATTTGGAAACAACTCAGTCATG AATGCTGCAGGAGGTATTTTGGGATTGGTGTCTGGTATGTTGCTTGAAACCGTTCTTTTTGTTGTCAGAAGTAGTAAGTatgaggtgtcatcagcttctggtGCACGACCAAAAAATATGTAA